One segment of Myxocyprinus asiaticus isolate MX2 ecotype Aquarium Trade chromosome 41, UBuf_Myxa_2, whole genome shotgun sequence DNA contains the following:
- the LOC127431630 gene encoding adiponectin-like: MALAVISKWIAVLYVVIMAARLGISEKEDMELTEPDSREPCARWMRGVSGTPGFDGIPGRDGRDGREGKKGDIGDPGTKGPNGEPGELGAEGSAGKRGFPGNPGLKGERGESSFPYHSAFSMGLTGQISSTRGGPIRFTKTFYNEQHNYDVISGKFRCSIPGIYYFTYHLTINGKETKVAMFQNGRTVTFTLDQFHNGNLDQASGGAILNLAAGDEVWLQLYDEGADIFDAEIYADNNNDSTFTGFLLTPKILSSPFDNRRR; this comes from the exons ATGGCTCTTGCAGTAATATCTAAATGGATAgctgtgctttatgtggtaataATGGCAGCCAGACTGGGCATCTCTGAGAAGGAGGACATGGAGCTAACTGAGCCAGACAGCAGGGAGCCCTGTGCCCGCTGGATGAGGGGTGTTTCTGGCACCCCTGGGTTTGATGGCATCCCTGGGCGGGATGGACGGGATGGACGTGAGGGCAAGAAGGGAGATATTGGAGACCCAG GCACCAAAGGGCCGAATGGAGAGCCTGGTGAGCTAGGAGCTGAGGGATCTGCAGGGAAAAGAGGTTTTCCTGGAAACCCAGGTCTGAAAGGAGAGCGTGGAGAGAGTTCCTTCCCCTACCACTCAGCTTTTAGCATGGGACTCACAGGGCAAATCAGCTCCACCAGAGGAGGTCCCATCCGCTTTACCAAGACCTTTTACAATGAGCAGCACAACTATGATGTAATATCTGGAAAGTTTCGCTGCTCTATTCCTGGGATCTACTACTTCACGTATCACCTTACCATCAATGGGAAGGAGACCAAGGTAGCCATGTTCCAAAATGGCCGGACTGTGACTTTCACACTTGACCAGTTCCACAATGGAAATCTGGATCAGGCCTCAGGAGGGGCGATTTTAAATTTAGCAGCTGGAGATGAGGTTTGGTTACAGCTGTATGATGAGGGTGCAGACATATTTGATGcagagatttacgctgataacaACAACGACTCCACTTTCACTGGCTTCCTTTTGACTCCTAAAATCCTAAGCAGCCCATTTGATAACCGCAGACGCTGA